The following coding sequences lie in one Globicephala melas chromosome 15, mGloMel1.2, whole genome shotgun sequence genomic window:
- the MLXIPL gene encoding carbohydrate-responsive element-binding protein isoform X2, whose product MATAGALAGLVAGLQGPRVVPSPDSDSDTDSEDPSTRRSAGGLLRSQVIHSGHFMVSSPHSDSLTRRRDQEGPLGLADFGPRSIDPTLTRLFECMSLAYSGKLVSPKWKNFKGLKLLCRDKIRLNNAIWRAWYIQYVERRKSPVCGFVTPLQGPEADEHRKPEAVVLEGNYWKRRIEVVMREYHKWRIYYKKRLRKSSREGDLLAPKQVEGGWQPPERWCEQLFTSVVPVLLAGPEEETGGRQLLDLDCFLSDISDTLFTMTQPSPTPLQLPPEDAYVGNADMIQPDLTPLQPSLDDFMEISDFFTNYRPPQTPTPSSFLEPPSFGPMADPGLSSGILGSEVPSACSGMTHLSGHNRLQARSSCPGPLDSSAFLSSDFLLPEDPKPKLPPTPARPPLLQYPSPAKGLGLEPCAPPPFPPMAPLPAMLQEEPVFSPRFSFPPVPPAPGVSPPSAPTAFAPTPQLGPGPAPAPFPLDLLPSGYSEPPLGPHFTVPQGTRPRGKPPTQSPRGRRPSPPTLAPATAGGNNPCLAQLLTAAKPEQALEPALVSSALLRSPGSPQEIAPEFPCTFFPPTPAPTPPRPPPGPATLAPPRPLIVPKAERLSPPAPSGGEQRLSGELNSLPGPGTLSVCTSSPQRILSRGHPDNKTENRRITHISAEQKRRFNIKLGFDTLHGLVSTLSTQPNLKMSKATTLQKTAEYIAMLQQERAAKQEEAQQLRDQIEALNAAINLCQQQLPATGVPITHQRFDQMRDMFDDYVRTRTLHNWKFWVFSILIRPLFESFNGMVSTASLQSLRQTSLAWLDQYCSLPALRPTVLNSLRQLSTSTSILTDPDCIPEQATRAVTEGTLGKSV is encoded by the exons ATGGCCACGGCCGGAGCGCTGGCGGGTCTGGTCGCGGGCTTGCAGGGCCCGCGGGTCGTCCCCAGCCCGGATTCGGACTCAGACACAGACTCGGAGGACCCAAGTACCCGGCGCAGCGCAGGCGGGCTGCTCCGCTCGCAGGTCATCCACAGCGGTCACTTCATGGTGTCATCGCCGCACAGCGACTCGCTGACCCGGCGGCGCGACCAGGAGGGGCCCCTGGGGCTCGCCGACTTCGGGCCGCGCAGCATCGACCCCACACTCACCCGCCTCTTCGAGTGCATGAGCCTGGCCTACAG TGGCAAGCTGGTTTCTCCCAAGTGGAAGAACTTCAAAGGCCTCAAGCTGCTGTGCCGGGACAAGATCCGCCTCAACAACGCCATCTGGAGGGCCTGGTATATCCAGT ATGTGGAGCGGAGGAAGAGCCCCGTGTGTGGCTTCGTGACCCCCCTGCAGGGGCCTGAGGCTGATGAGCACCGGAAACCGGAG GCCGTCGTCTTGGAGGGGAATTATTGGAAGCGGCGCATCGAGGTGGTGATGCGCGAGTACCATAAGTGGCGCATCTACTACAAGAAGCGG CTCCGTAAGTCCAGCAGGGAAGGGGATCTCCTGGCCCCAAAGCAG GTGGAAGGGGGGTGGCAGCCGCCGGAGCGATGGTGCGAGCAGCTCTTCACCAGCGTGGTGCCCGTCCTGCTGGCGGGCCCAGAGGAGGAGACCGGCGGGCGGCAGCTTCTGGATCTCGACTGCTTTCTGTCCGACATCTCCGACACACTCTTCACCATGACTCAGCCCAGCCCTACACCCCTGCAGCTGCCCCCCGAGGACG CCTATGTTGGCAATGCTGACATGATCCAGCCAGACCTGACGCCTCTGCAGCCCAGCCTGGATGACTTCATGGAGATCTCAG ATTTCTTCACCAACTACCGCCCCCCACAGACACCTACACCCTCAAGCTTCCTGGAGCCCCCCAGCTTCGGCCCCATGGCTGACCCTGGCCTCAGCAGTGGGATCCTGGGCTCGGAGGTGCCCTCTGCCTGCTCGGGCATGACCCACCTCTCGGGACATAACCGCCTGCAG GCTCGGAGCAGCTGCCCTGGCCCTCTGGACTCCAGTGCCTTCCTGAGCTCTGATTTCCTCCTGCCTGAAGACCCCAAGCCCAAGCTCCCACCCACTCCCGCACGCCCACCCCTCCTCCAATACCCCAGCCCTGCCAAGGGGCTTGGCCTGGAGCCCTgtgccccaccccctttccctcccaTGGCTCCACTGCCTGCTATGCTGCAGGAAGAGCCTGTCTTCTCTCCCAGATTCTCTTTCCCTCCTGTTCCTCCTGCCCCGGGAGTGTCCCCGCCATCTGCTCCCACGGCCTTCGCACCCACCCCGCAGCTGGGTCCaggccctgcccccgcccccttccccttAGACCTTCTACCCTCGGGGTATTCGGAGCCCCCGTTGGGGCCTCACTTCACCGTGCCCCAAGGCACGCGGCCCAGAGGCAAGCCCCCTACCCAGTCCCCCAGGGGGCGGAGGCCCAGCCCCCCCACCTTGGCCCCTGCCACTGCCGGGGGCAACAATCCTTGCCTCGCACAGCTGCTCACAGCAG CCAAGCCTGAGCAAGCCCTGGAACCTGCGCTTGTGTCCAGCGCCCTCCTCCGGTCCCCAGGGTCCCCG CAGGAGATAGCCCCCGAGTTCCCCTGCACCTTCTTTCCCCCGACCCCGGCCCCTACACCGCCCCGACCACCTCCGGGTCCAGCCACATtggcccctcccaggcccctgaTTGTCCCCAAAGCGGAGCGGCTCTCGCCCCCAGCACCCAGCG GTGGTGAGCAGCGGCTGTCTGGGGAGCTCAACTCCCTGCCGGGCCCGGGGACTCTGAGCGTGTGCACCTCTTCCCCTCAACGCATCCTAAGCCGGGGCCATCCGGACAACAAG ACTGAAAACCGGCGCATCACACACATCTCTGCGGAGCAGAAGCGGCGCTTCAACATCAAGCTGGGGTTTGACACTCTGCACGGGTTGGTGAGCACGCTCAGCACTCAACCCAACCTCAAG ATGAGCAAAGCCACCACGCTGCAGAAGACAGCCGAGTACATCGCCATGCTGCAGCAGGAGCGAGCCGCCAAGCAGGAGGAGGCCCAGCAGCTCCGGGACCAGATCGAGGCGCTCAATGCCGCCATCAA CCTGTGCCAGCAGCAGCTGCCTGCTACGGGAGTGCCCATCACACACCAGCGGTTCGACCAAATGCGAGACATGTTCGATGACTATGTCCGGACCCGCACGCTGCATAACTGGAAGTTCTGGGTA TTCAGCATCCTCATCCGGCCTCTGTTCGAATCCTTCAATGGGATGGTGTCTACGGCAAGCCTGCAGAGCCTCCGCCAGACCTCACTGGCCTGGCTGGACCAGTACTGCTCCCTGCCTGCTCTCCGGCCAA ctGTTCTGAACTCCCTACGCCAGCTGAGTACATCTACCAGTATCCTGACGGACCCAGACTGTATACCCGAGCAAGCCACGCGGGCAGTCACAGAGGGCACCCTTGGCAAATCTGTATAG
- the MLXIPL gene encoding carbohydrate-responsive element-binding protein isoform X3 has protein sequence MATAGALAGLVAGLQGPRVVPSPDSDSDTDSEDPSTRRSAGGLLRSQVIHSGHFMVSSPHSDSLTRRRDQEGPLGLADFGPRSIDPTLTRLFECMSLAYSGKLVSPKWKNFKGLKLLCRDKIRLNNAIWRAWYIQYVERRKSPVCGFVTPLQGPEADEHRKPEAVVLEGNYWKRRIEVVMREYHKWRIYYKKRLRKSSREGDLLAPKQVEGGWQPPERWCEQLFTSVVPVLLAGPEEETGGRQLLDLDCFLSDISDTLFTMTQPSPTPLQLPPEDAYVGNADMIQPDLTPLQPSLDDFMEISDFFTNYRPPQTPTPSSFLEPPSFGPMADPGLSSGILGSEVPSACSGMTHLSGHNRLQARSSCPGPLDSSAFLSSDFLLPEDPKPKLPPTPARPPLLQYPSPAKGLGLEPCAPPPFPPMAPLPAMLQEEPVFSPRFSFPPVPPAPGVSPPSAPTAFAPTPQLGPGPAPAPFPLDLLPSGYSEPPLGPHFTVPQGTRPRGKPPTQSPRGRRPSPPTLAPATAGGNNPCLAQLLTAAKPEQALEPALVSSALLRSPGSPEIAPEFPCTFFPPTPAPTPPRPPPGPATLAPPRPLIVPKAERLSPPAPSGGEQRLSGELNSLPGPGTLSVCTSSPQRILSRGHPDNKTENRRITHISAEQKRRFNIKLGFDTLHGLVSTLSTQPNLKMSKATTLQKTAEYIAMLQQERAAKQEEAQQLRDQIEALNAAINLCQQQLPATGVPITHQRFDQMRDMFDDYVRTRTLHNWKFWVFSILIRPLFESFNGMVSTASLQSLRQTSLAWLDQYCSLPALRPTVLNSLRQLSTSTSILTDPDCIPEQATRAVTEGTLGKSV, from the exons ATGGCCACGGCCGGAGCGCTGGCGGGTCTGGTCGCGGGCTTGCAGGGCCCGCGGGTCGTCCCCAGCCCGGATTCGGACTCAGACACAGACTCGGAGGACCCAAGTACCCGGCGCAGCGCAGGCGGGCTGCTCCGCTCGCAGGTCATCCACAGCGGTCACTTCATGGTGTCATCGCCGCACAGCGACTCGCTGACCCGGCGGCGCGACCAGGAGGGGCCCCTGGGGCTCGCCGACTTCGGGCCGCGCAGCATCGACCCCACACTCACCCGCCTCTTCGAGTGCATGAGCCTGGCCTACAG TGGCAAGCTGGTTTCTCCCAAGTGGAAGAACTTCAAAGGCCTCAAGCTGCTGTGCCGGGACAAGATCCGCCTCAACAACGCCATCTGGAGGGCCTGGTATATCCAGT ATGTGGAGCGGAGGAAGAGCCCCGTGTGTGGCTTCGTGACCCCCCTGCAGGGGCCTGAGGCTGATGAGCACCGGAAACCGGAG GCCGTCGTCTTGGAGGGGAATTATTGGAAGCGGCGCATCGAGGTGGTGATGCGCGAGTACCATAAGTGGCGCATCTACTACAAGAAGCGG CTCCGTAAGTCCAGCAGGGAAGGGGATCTCCTGGCCCCAAAGCAG GTGGAAGGGGGGTGGCAGCCGCCGGAGCGATGGTGCGAGCAGCTCTTCACCAGCGTGGTGCCCGTCCTGCTGGCGGGCCCAGAGGAGGAGACCGGCGGGCGGCAGCTTCTGGATCTCGACTGCTTTCTGTCCGACATCTCCGACACACTCTTCACCATGACTCAGCCCAGCCCTACACCCCTGCAGCTGCCCCCCGAGGACG CCTATGTTGGCAATGCTGACATGATCCAGCCAGACCTGACGCCTCTGCAGCCCAGCCTGGATGACTTCATGGAGATCTCAG ATTTCTTCACCAACTACCGCCCCCCACAGACACCTACACCCTCAAGCTTCCTGGAGCCCCCCAGCTTCGGCCCCATGGCTGACCCTGGCCTCAGCAGTGGGATCCTGGGCTCGGAGGTGCCCTCTGCCTGCTCGGGCATGACCCACCTCTCGGGACATAACCGCCTGCAG GCTCGGAGCAGCTGCCCTGGCCCTCTGGACTCCAGTGCCTTCCTGAGCTCTGATTTCCTCCTGCCTGAAGACCCCAAGCCCAAGCTCCCACCCACTCCCGCACGCCCACCCCTCCTCCAATACCCCAGCCCTGCCAAGGGGCTTGGCCTGGAGCCCTgtgccccaccccctttccctcccaTGGCTCCACTGCCTGCTATGCTGCAGGAAGAGCCTGTCTTCTCTCCCAGATTCTCTTTCCCTCCTGTTCCTCCTGCCCCGGGAGTGTCCCCGCCATCTGCTCCCACGGCCTTCGCACCCACCCCGCAGCTGGGTCCaggccctgcccccgcccccttccccttAGACCTTCTACCCTCGGGGTATTCGGAGCCCCCGTTGGGGCCTCACTTCACCGTGCCCCAAGGCACGCGGCCCAGAGGCAAGCCCCCTACCCAGTCCCCCAGGGGGCGGAGGCCCAGCCCCCCCACCTTGGCCCCTGCCACTGCCGGGGGCAACAATCCTTGCCTCGCACAGCTGCTCACAGCAG CCAAGCCTGAGCAAGCCCTGGAACCTGCGCTTGTGTCCAGCGCCCTCCTCCGGTCCCCAGGGTCCCCG GAGATAGCCCCCGAGTTCCCCTGCACCTTCTTTCCCCCGACCCCGGCCCCTACACCGCCCCGACCACCTCCGGGTCCAGCCACATtggcccctcccaggcccctgaTTGTCCCCAAAGCGGAGCGGCTCTCGCCCCCAGCACCCAGCG GTGGTGAGCAGCGGCTGTCTGGGGAGCTCAACTCCCTGCCGGGCCCGGGGACTCTGAGCGTGTGCACCTCTTCCCCTCAACGCATCCTAAGCCGGGGCCATCCGGACAACAAG ACTGAAAACCGGCGCATCACACACATCTCTGCGGAGCAGAAGCGGCGCTTCAACATCAAGCTGGGGTTTGACACTCTGCACGGGTTGGTGAGCACGCTCAGCACTCAACCCAACCTCAAG ATGAGCAAAGCCACCACGCTGCAGAAGACAGCCGAGTACATCGCCATGCTGCAGCAGGAGCGAGCCGCCAAGCAGGAGGAGGCCCAGCAGCTCCGGGACCAGATCGAGGCGCTCAATGCCGCCATCAA CCTGTGCCAGCAGCAGCTGCCTGCTACGGGAGTGCCCATCACACACCAGCGGTTCGACCAAATGCGAGACATGTTCGATGACTATGTCCGGACCCGCACGCTGCATAACTGGAAGTTCTGGGTA TTCAGCATCCTCATCCGGCCTCTGTTCGAATCCTTCAATGGGATGGTGTCTACGGCAAGCCTGCAGAGCCTCCGCCAGACCTCACTGGCCTGGCTGGACCAGTACTGCTCCCTGCCTGCTCTCCGGCCAA ctGTTCTGAACTCCCTACGCCAGCTGAGTACATCTACCAGTATCCTGACGGACCCAGACTGTATACCCGAGCAAGCCACGCGGGCAGTCACAGAGGGCACCCTTGGCAAATCTGTATAG
- the MLXIPL gene encoding carbohydrate-responsive element-binding protein isoform X1 — protein MATAGALAGLVAGLQGPRVVPSPDSDSDTDSEDPSTRRSAGGLLRSQVIHSGHFMVSSPHSDSLTRRRDQEGPLGLADFGPRSIDPTLTRLFECMSLAYSGKLVSPKWKNFKGLKLLCRDKIRLNNAIWRAWYIQYVERRKSPVCGFVTPLQGPEADEHRKPEAVVLEGNYWKRRIEVVMREYHKWRIYYKKRLRKSSREGDLLAPKQVEGGWQPPERWCEQLFTSVVPVLLAGPEEETGGRQLLDLDCFLSDISDTLFTMTQPSPTPLQLPPEDAYVGNADMIQPDLTPLQPSLDDFMEISDFFTNYRPPQTPTPSSFLEPPSFGPMADPGLSSGILGSEVPSACSGMTHLSGHNRLQARSSCPGPLDSSAFLSSDFLLPEDPKPKLPPTPARPPLLQYPSPAKGLGLEPCAPPPFPPMAPLPAMLQEEPVFSPRFSFPPVPPAPGVSPPSAPTAFAPTPQLGPGPAPAPFPLDLLPSGYSEPPLGPHFTVPQGTRPRGKPPTQSPRGRRPSPPTLAPATAGGNNPCLAQLLTAAKPEQALEPALVSSALLRSPGSPVRWRALGGGGEPRGFTPTLCPSPPQQEIAPEFPCTFFPPTPAPTPPRPPPGPATLAPPRPLIVPKAERLSPPAPSGGEQRLSGELNSLPGPGTLSVCTSSPQRILSRGHPDNKTENRRITHISAEQKRRFNIKLGFDTLHGLVSTLSTQPNLKMSKATTLQKTAEYIAMLQQERAAKQEEAQQLRDQIEALNAAINLCQQQLPATGVPITHQRFDQMRDMFDDYVRTRTLHNWKFWVFSILIRPLFESFNGMVSTASLQSLRQTSLAWLDQYCSLPALRPTVLNSLRQLSTSTSILTDPDCIPEQATRAVTEGTLGKSV, from the exons ATGGCCACGGCCGGAGCGCTGGCGGGTCTGGTCGCGGGCTTGCAGGGCCCGCGGGTCGTCCCCAGCCCGGATTCGGACTCAGACACAGACTCGGAGGACCCAAGTACCCGGCGCAGCGCAGGCGGGCTGCTCCGCTCGCAGGTCATCCACAGCGGTCACTTCATGGTGTCATCGCCGCACAGCGACTCGCTGACCCGGCGGCGCGACCAGGAGGGGCCCCTGGGGCTCGCCGACTTCGGGCCGCGCAGCATCGACCCCACACTCACCCGCCTCTTCGAGTGCATGAGCCTGGCCTACAG TGGCAAGCTGGTTTCTCCCAAGTGGAAGAACTTCAAAGGCCTCAAGCTGCTGTGCCGGGACAAGATCCGCCTCAACAACGCCATCTGGAGGGCCTGGTATATCCAGT ATGTGGAGCGGAGGAAGAGCCCCGTGTGTGGCTTCGTGACCCCCCTGCAGGGGCCTGAGGCTGATGAGCACCGGAAACCGGAG GCCGTCGTCTTGGAGGGGAATTATTGGAAGCGGCGCATCGAGGTGGTGATGCGCGAGTACCATAAGTGGCGCATCTACTACAAGAAGCGG CTCCGTAAGTCCAGCAGGGAAGGGGATCTCCTGGCCCCAAAGCAG GTGGAAGGGGGGTGGCAGCCGCCGGAGCGATGGTGCGAGCAGCTCTTCACCAGCGTGGTGCCCGTCCTGCTGGCGGGCCCAGAGGAGGAGACCGGCGGGCGGCAGCTTCTGGATCTCGACTGCTTTCTGTCCGACATCTCCGACACACTCTTCACCATGACTCAGCCCAGCCCTACACCCCTGCAGCTGCCCCCCGAGGACG CCTATGTTGGCAATGCTGACATGATCCAGCCAGACCTGACGCCTCTGCAGCCCAGCCTGGATGACTTCATGGAGATCTCAG ATTTCTTCACCAACTACCGCCCCCCACAGACACCTACACCCTCAAGCTTCCTGGAGCCCCCCAGCTTCGGCCCCATGGCTGACCCTGGCCTCAGCAGTGGGATCCTGGGCTCGGAGGTGCCCTCTGCCTGCTCGGGCATGACCCACCTCTCGGGACATAACCGCCTGCAG GCTCGGAGCAGCTGCCCTGGCCCTCTGGACTCCAGTGCCTTCCTGAGCTCTGATTTCCTCCTGCCTGAAGACCCCAAGCCCAAGCTCCCACCCACTCCCGCACGCCCACCCCTCCTCCAATACCCCAGCCCTGCCAAGGGGCTTGGCCTGGAGCCCTgtgccccaccccctttccctcccaTGGCTCCACTGCCTGCTATGCTGCAGGAAGAGCCTGTCTTCTCTCCCAGATTCTCTTTCCCTCCTGTTCCTCCTGCCCCGGGAGTGTCCCCGCCATCTGCTCCCACGGCCTTCGCACCCACCCCGCAGCTGGGTCCaggccctgcccccgcccccttccccttAGACCTTCTACCCTCGGGGTATTCGGAGCCCCCGTTGGGGCCTCACTTCACCGTGCCCCAAGGCACGCGGCCCAGAGGCAAGCCCCCTACCCAGTCCCCCAGGGGGCGGAGGCCCAGCCCCCCCACCTTGGCCCCTGCCACTGCCGGGGGCAACAATCCTTGCCTCGCACAGCTGCTCACAGCAG CCAAGCCTGAGCAAGCCCTGGAACCTGCGCTTGTGTCCAGCGCCCTCCTCCGGTCCCCAGGGTCCCCGGTAAGATGGCGGGCACTGGGAGGTGGCGGTGAACCCCGGGGCTTCACCCCgactctctgcccttctccaCCCCAGCAGGAGATAGCCCCCGAGTTCCCCTGCACCTTCTTTCCCCCGACCCCGGCCCCTACACCGCCCCGACCACCTCCGGGTCCAGCCACATtggcccctcccaggcccctgaTTGTCCCCAAAGCGGAGCGGCTCTCGCCCCCAGCACCCAGCG GTGGTGAGCAGCGGCTGTCTGGGGAGCTCAACTCCCTGCCGGGCCCGGGGACTCTGAGCGTGTGCACCTCTTCCCCTCAACGCATCCTAAGCCGGGGCCATCCGGACAACAAG ACTGAAAACCGGCGCATCACACACATCTCTGCGGAGCAGAAGCGGCGCTTCAACATCAAGCTGGGGTTTGACACTCTGCACGGGTTGGTGAGCACGCTCAGCACTCAACCCAACCTCAAG ATGAGCAAAGCCACCACGCTGCAGAAGACAGCCGAGTACATCGCCATGCTGCAGCAGGAGCGAGCCGCCAAGCAGGAGGAGGCCCAGCAGCTCCGGGACCAGATCGAGGCGCTCAATGCCGCCATCAA CCTGTGCCAGCAGCAGCTGCCTGCTACGGGAGTGCCCATCACACACCAGCGGTTCGACCAAATGCGAGACATGTTCGATGACTATGTCCGGACCCGCACGCTGCATAACTGGAAGTTCTGGGTA TTCAGCATCCTCATCCGGCCTCTGTTCGAATCCTTCAATGGGATGGTGTCTACGGCAAGCCTGCAGAGCCTCCGCCAGACCTCACTGGCCTGGCTGGACCAGTACTGCTCCCTGCCTGCTCTCCGGCCAA ctGTTCTGAACTCCCTACGCCAGCTGAGTACATCTACCAGTATCCTGACGGACCCAGACTGTATACCCGAGCAAGCCACGCGGGCAGTCACAGAGGGCACCCTTGGCAAATCTGTATAG
- the MLXIPL gene encoding carbohydrate-responsive element-binding protein isoform X4: MATAGALAGLVAGLQGPRVVPSPDSDSDTDSEDPSTRRSAGGLLRSQVIHSGHFMVSSPHSDSLTRRRDQEGPLGLADFGPRSIDPTLTRLFECMSLAYSGKLVSPKWKNFKGLKLLCRDKIRLNNAIWRAWYIQYVERRKSPVCGFVTPLQGPEADEHRKPELRKSSREGDLLAPKQVEGGWQPPERWCEQLFTSVVPVLLAGPEEETGGRQLLDLDCFLSDISDTLFTMTQPSPTPLQLPPEDAYVGNADMIQPDLTPLQPSLDDFMEISDFFTNYRPPQTPTPSSFLEPPSFGPMADPGLSSGILGSEVPSACSGMTHLSGHNRLQARSSCPGPLDSSAFLSSDFLLPEDPKPKLPPTPARPPLLQYPSPAKGLGLEPCAPPPFPPMAPLPAMLQEEPVFSPRFSFPPVPPAPGVSPPSAPTAFAPTPQLGPGPAPAPFPLDLLPSGYSEPPLGPHFTVPQGTRPRGKPPTQSPRGRRPSPPTLAPATAGGNNPCLAQLLTAAKPEQALEPALVSSALLRSPGSPQEIAPEFPCTFFPPTPAPTPPRPPPGPATLAPPRPLIVPKAERLSPPAPSGGEQRLSGELNSLPGPGTLSVCTSSPQRILSRGHPDNKTENRRITHISAEQKRRFNIKLGFDTLHGLVSTLSTQPNLKMSKATTLQKTAEYIAMLQQERAAKQEEAQQLRDQIEALNAAINLCQQQLPATGVPITHQRFDQMRDMFDDYVRTRTLHNWKFWVFSILIRPLFESFNGMVSTASLQSLRQTSLAWLDQYCSLPALRPTVLNSLRQLSTSTSILTDPDCIPEQATRAVTEGTLGKSV; this comes from the exons ATGGCCACGGCCGGAGCGCTGGCGGGTCTGGTCGCGGGCTTGCAGGGCCCGCGGGTCGTCCCCAGCCCGGATTCGGACTCAGACACAGACTCGGAGGACCCAAGTACCCGGCGCAGCGCAGGCGGGCTGCTCCGCTCGCAGGTCATCCACAGCGGTCACTTCATGGTGTCATCGCCGCACAGCGACTCGCTGACCCGGCGGCGCGACCAGGAGGGGCCCCTGGGGCTCGCCGACTTCGGGCCGCGCAGCATCGACCCCACACTCACCCGCCTCTTCGAGTGCATGAGCCTGGCCTACAG TGGCAAGCTGGTTTCTCCCAAGTGGAAGAACTTCAAAGGCCTCAAGCTGCTGTGCCGGGACAAGATCCGCCTCAACAACGCCATCTGGAGGGCCTGGTATATCCAGT ATGTGGAGCGGAGGAAGAGCCCCGTGTGTGGCTTCGTGACCCCCCTGCAGGGGCCTGAGGCTGATGAGCACCGGAAACCGGAG CTCCGTAAGTCCAGCAGGGAAGGGGATCTCCTGGCCCCAAAGCAG GTGGAAGGGGGGTGGCAGCCGCCGGAGCGATGGTGCGAGCAGCTCTTCACCAGCGTGGTGCCCGTCCTGCTGGCGGGCCCAGAGGAGGAGACCGGCGGGCGGCAGCTTCTGGATCTCGACTGCTTTCTGTCCGACATCTCCGACACACTCTTCACCATGACTCAGCCCAGCCCTACACCCCTGCAGCTGCCCCCCGAGGACG CCTATGTTGGCAATGCTGACATGATCCAGCCAGACCTGACGCCTCTGCAGCCCAGCCTGGATGACTTCATGGAGATCTCAG ATTTCTTCACCAACTACCGCCCCCCACAGACACCTACACCCTCAAGCTTCCTGGAGCCCCCCAGCTTCGGCCCCATGGCTGACCCTGGCCTCAGCAGTGGGATCCTGGGCTCGGAGGTGCCCTCTGCCTGCTCGGGCATGACCCACCTCTCGGGACATAACCGCCTGCAG GCTCGGAGCAGCTGCCCTGGCCCTCTGGACTCCAGTGCCTTCCTGAGCTCTGATTTCCTCCTGCCTGAAGACCCCAAGCCCAAGCTCCCACCCACTCCCGCACGCCCACCCCTCCTCCAATACCCCAGCCCTGCCAAGGGGCTTGGCCTGGAGCCCTgtgccccaccccctttccctcccaTGGCTCCACTGCCTGCTATGCTGCAGGAAGAGCCTGTCTTCTCTCCCAGATTCTCTTTCCCTCCTGTTCCTCCTGCCCCGGGAGTGTCCCCGCCATCTGCTCCCACGGCCTTCGCACCCACCCCGCAGCTGGGTCCaggccctgcccccgcccccttccccttAGACCTTCTACCCTCGGGGTATTCGGAGCCCCCGTTGGGGCCTCACTTCACCGTGCCCCAAGGCACGCGGCCCAGAGGCAAGCCCCCTACCCAGTCCCCCAGGGGGCGGAGGCCCAGCCCCCCCACCTTGGCCCCTGCCACTGCCGGGGGCAACAATCCTTGCCTCGCACAGCTGCTCACAGCAG CCAAGCCTGAGCAAGCCCTGGAACCTGCGCTTGTGTCCAGCGCCCTCCTCCGGTCCCCAGGGTCCCCG CAGGAGATAGCCCCCGAGTTCCCCTGCACCTTCTTTCCCCCGACCCCGGCCCCTACACCGCCCCGACCACCTCCGGGTCCAGCCACATtggcccctcccaggcccctgaTTGTCCCCAAAGCGGAGCGGCTCTCGCCCCCAGCACCCAGCG GTGGTGAGCAGCGGCTGTCTGGGGAGCTCAACTCCCTGCCGGGCCCGGGGACTCTGAGCGTGTGCACCTCTTCCCCTCAACGCATCCTAAGCCGGGGCCATCCGGACAACAAG ACTGAAAACCGGCGCATCACACACATCTCTGCGGAGCAGAAGCGGCGCTTCAACATCAAGCTGGGGTTTGACACTCTGCACGGGTTGGTGAGCACGCTCAGCACTCAACCCAACCTCAAG ATGAGCAAAGCCACCACGCTGCAGAAGACAGCCGAGTACATCGCCATGCTGCAGCAGGAGCGAGCCGCCAAGCAGGAGGAGGCCCAGCAGCTCCGGGACCAGATCGAGGCGCTCAATGCCGCCATCAA CCTGTGCCAGCAGCAGCTGCCTGCTACGGGAGTGCCCATCACACACCAGCGGTTCGACCAAATGCGAGACATGTTCGATGACTATGTCCGGACCCGCACGCTGCATAACTGGAAGTTCTGGGTA TTCAGCATCCTCATCCGGCCTCTGTTCGAATCCTTCAATGGGATGGTGTCTACGGCAAGCCTGCAGAGCCTCCGCCAGACCTCACTGGCCTGGCTGGACCAGTACTGCTCCCTGCCTGCTCTCCGGCCAA ctGTTCTGAACTCCCTACGCCAGCTGAGTACATCTACCAGTATCCTGACGGACCCAGACTGTATACCCGAGCAAGCCACGCGGGCAGTCACAGAGGGCACCCTTGGCAAATCTGTATAG